In Actinoplanes lobatus, the DNA window TCGAGCAGGCCGGGCGGCAGCACCCGGGCGGGCGCCGCGTTCAGGATGGTGCGGGTGCCGCCCGCGCGACCGGCCCGCAGCGCGGCCAGCACCGTGCCCATCGGGATCTCCTGCTGGCAGAGCAGCACGTCGGCGGCGGCGATGGCGGCCGTCTCGTCGGCGGTGAGGTCGACGAAGGTGCGGTTCGCCCCGGGGCTGACCAGGATCGAGTTCTCCCCGGCGCGGTCCACCATGATCACTGCGACGCCGGAGGAGCCGTAGCTGGTCCGTACCAGATCGACGGCGACGCCCGCGGCCGCGAGCCGGGCGTTGAGGGTGACCCCGAACGCGTCCGATCCGATCGCGCCGAGGAAGGCCGTCTCCGCGCCGGCCAGCGCGGCGGCGATGGCCTGGTTGGAGCCCTTGCCGCCGGGCGTCATCACGAAGTCGTCACCGAGGACGGTCTCGCCCGGCCGGGGCAGGCTCGGCGCCAGCCCGACCAGGTCCATGTTCGCGCTGCCGGCGACGACGACCCGGGTGGCCATCTAGCCGGCCCGGGCGGTGTAGCGGTCTCCGAACCGGTCGACGATCAGCGGCAGACCGAAGGTCTTCGTCAGGTTCTCCGCGGTCATCACCTCGCCGAGCAGGCCGGACGCGACCACGGTGCCCTCGCGCAGCAGCAGGCCGTGGGTGAAGCCCGGCGGGATCTCCTCGACGTGGTGGGTGACCAGCACCATGGCCGGGGCGTCCGGGTCCAGGGCCAGCTCGGTGAGGTGGCCGATCAGCGTCTCCCGGCCGCCCAGGTCGAGCCCGGCGGTCGGCTCGTCGAGCAGCATCAGCTCGGGGTCGGTCATCAGCGCCCGGGCGATCTGGGTGCGCTTGCGCTCGCCCTCGGACAGGGTGCCGAACTCACGGTCGGCGAACGCCGCGATGCCCAGCTGTTCGAGCAGCTCCCGGGCACGGGCCTCGTCCTGCGGGTCGTAGCTCTCCCGCCAGCGGCCGACCACCGACCAGGCGGCGGTGACCACCACGTCGAGCACCCGCTCGGAGGGCGGCACCTGGTCGGCGAACCGGCCGGTGGTGATGCCCACCCGGGTCCGCAGCTCGGTCACGTCGGTACGCCCGAGCTTCTCGCCCAGCACGTACGCGTTGCCGCGGGTCGGGTGCATCCGGGCGGACGCCAGGTTGAGCAGGGTGGTCTTGCCCGCACCGTTCGGGCCCAGCACCACCCACCGCTCGTCCAGCTCGACCTGCCAGGACAGGTCGCGGATCAGGAAGTTTCCGCCGCGCACCACGTTGACGCGGTCGAAGGCGATGACGGTGTCCTCGTCGGGCGGAATGGATACGGCAGCCTCCAGCACGCGTCCATCCAACCATGTTCGCCCCCGCGGGCCGGACGGCGTGCCGGTGCCGAACCGTCAGTCGGTGGTCGAGCCGAACACCTCGTCGCGGACCGCGTCCAGCGCCATCCGCAGCGCACCGTGCAGAACCGGCTCGGACGCCACCCGGGTGACCACCACCTTGGGCGACACCAGCGTGATCGCCGCCACCTCACGCTCCACCCGGTCGGCCAGCGCCGCACCGCCGGCCCGGCTCACCTCGCCGGCCAGCACCACCAGCGGCGGGTCGAGCACCACGCAGGTGGCGGCCACGCCCAGCGCCAGGCGGCGGGCCAGTTCGTCGAGCACCGGCTCGCCGGCCGGGCCGGCCGCGACGGCGGCCCGCACCACGTCGGCCGCCTCGGCGCCGCGGAAGCCGAACTGCTTGCCGATCGTCTTGACCGCGTCGGCGCCGGCGATCGCCTGGAAGGCGCCCTTCACGCCGCGGCGGGAGGCGTTGTGCGGCACCTCGGCGCCGGCCACCGGCAGGTAGCCGATCTCGCCGGCCGCGCCGGTGGCGCCCTGGTGCAGGCGGCCGCCGAGGACGGTGGCGAGACCGACGCCCCGGCCGATCCAGACGAGCGCGAAGTCGGCGACCCCGGTGGCCGCGCCGGTGCCGGACTCGGCGACCGCGGCCAGGTTGACGTCGTTGCCGAAGAAGACCGGGATGTTCAGGTCGCGGCGCAGGTCGGCGAGCAGGCCGCGGTGCCAGCGGGGCAGGTCGTGGGCGAAGGAGATCTCACCGGACTGCGGGTCGACGAGGCCCGGGGTGCCGAGCACCACCCGGCGGACCGAGGACATGTCGGCGCCGGCCTCCCCGGCGGCCTGGACCACCGCGTTGTGCACCACGCCGACCGGGTCGTCGGTGTCCTTGGTGCTCTGCTCGACCCGGCTGATCACGGTGCCGGTGATGTCGGCGCAGGCGGCCACCACACCTTCCGGGCCGACCTCCACCCCGATGACGTGGGCGCTGGACGGGGTCACCGCGTAGAGCTGTGCGTTGGGGCCACGGCCACCGGCCTGCTCACCCACCCGCCGGACCAGGCCGCGC includes these proteins:
- a CDS encoding ribokinase is translated as MATRVVVAGSANMDLVGLAPSLPRPGETVLGDDFVMTPGGKGSNQAIAAALAGAETAFLGAIGSDAFGVTLNARLAAAGVAVDLVRTSYGSSGVAVIMVDRAGENSILVSPGANRTFVDLTADETAAIAAADVLLCQQEIPMGTVLAALRAGRAGGTRTILNAAPARVLPPGLLDEVDLLVVNETEARAITGRAEPDIAALLALVPRVVLTLSGNGSRYADRDGADVHVPAFKVEVTDTTAAGDAFTGALAVAWGEGRDLIDAIRWANAAGAACVRRVGASNALPARGDIEEIFRTRESS
- a CDS encoding ROK family transcriptional regulator, which codes for MAATRLPGTPRLLRALNDRAALDLLLTRGPLTRAQLGEMTGLSKVTASQLVERLEERGLVRRVGEQAGGRGPNAQLYAVTPSSAHVIGVEVGPEGVVAACADITGTVISRVEQSTKDTDDPVGVVHNAVVQAAGEAGADMSSVRRVVLGTPGLVDPQSGEISFAHDLPRWHRGLLADLRRDLNIPVFFGNDVNLAAVAESGTGAATGVADFALVWIGRGVGLATVLGGRLHQGATGAAGEIGYLPVAGAEVPHNASRRGVKGAFQAIAGADAVKTIGKQFGFRGAEAADVVRAAVAAGPAGEPVLDELARRLALGVAATCVVLDPPLVVLAGEVSRAGGAALADRVEREVAAITLVSPKVVVTRVASEPVLHGALRMALDAVRDEVFGSTTD
- a CDS encoding ABC transporter ATP-binding protein, whose protein sequence is MDGRVLEAAVSIPPDEDTVIAFDRVNVVRGGNFLIRDLSWQVELDERWVVLGPNGAGKTTLLNLASARMHPTRGNAYVLGEKLGRTDVTELRTRVGITTGRFADQVPPSERVLDVVVTAAWSVVGRWRESYDPQDEARARELLEQLGIAAFADREFGTLSEGERKRTQIARALMTDPELMLLDEPTAGLDLGGRETLIGHLTELALDPDAPAMVLVTHHVEEIPPGFTHGLLLREGTVVASGLLGEVMTAENLTKTFGLPLIVDRFGDRYTARAG